GGTGAATGTCCAGCATAAACATAAAGAGACTAATTGATTCGACCCGGGAGGTTTCGAAATGGCCCGAAGAAGAAAACGTATGAACCCTTTGTTATATATTGATCAGCCGACATATCAAGATGTTTCAACCAAAATGCAGGATAAATTTATTTTCAATGATCAAGAGCAAGTTGAAGAGAAGGATGTTCAATTGCCAGAGGAAGCTGCAGCAGAAAGCCAAGTTGCGGTTGATATGGCAGAAACCAGTACTGAGGAAGACATAATGGAAAGCGATGAGCTAATGGAAGAAACGGAAAAAAAGCCATTCAAGGAAATGGCCATTCATGAAAAGATTGAGTATTTAGCACAATTTCCTGCTACGATTGTGAAAATTCAATACAGTTTCATCACTAAGGAAAATAAGATTGTAGGATATTTCATTTCTAAGGAAGATGATCACATCCGAGTTTTTCCAAGGAACAAAAGAAAGCCATTAAAAATAATGATCGATGAACTCCAGGACATTAGAATTAGCGGTTTATAAAGGTAAAGGGCTACCTTTTGGCAGCCCCTTATCCTTACAGGTCTTCTGTAGCTACTGGATCCAGGCAAACCACTGCGCAGAAGCAGTCAAGGTCTACAGTCATACAGATGCCGGTTCTGAAGAAAGTAGTTTCTCCGTTGATTTGGCTGCAAGGATCGTCATATTTGCTCAAACCATTAGGTTCGTCAGTTGTTGTCAGCAACTCCAGCTTAGCGCAGTTGTCATCCACTTTTGACACCCTGAAGAAGAAAGACTCAATGCAGCGTAATGTTTGAGTGGTTCCATTTGTTCTTTGAAGCAACTGAACACCTGTACCAAGGAATGGTTCACATCCGCAGTACAGGATTAGCGGAATTGTATCAAAAGTTGTCGGAGTAGTCGCTCCCGCAAGAAGATCCTGGATGGATTTATGGCAGCTTACATCACAATCACCATCATCGTTGTCAACTTCGTCTTGAGCGTCTGCAACGCGCTTTAAAATATCCGCTACACAACTATCTGTGTCAAATTTTCTTTTTCCACAAGACATATAATTCATCTCCTTTTAGTTGATATGACCTATTGTCCTTAATAGAATATGAATTGCCTCTCTAATGGTGTGGGTGTTTGTCTAATTTTCATCATGATTCCCATAAAAAATGATGACAGGAGCGGACAGGCACAAGCCTATACATAGGGATTTGCCCCACATAAACTGTAGGGACTCGATTTAATACTGGTGGTGAAGTGGATGGGCAATTGGATGGATCTATTCCTTATTGTATTTGCGAGCTTCCGTTTGACCAGGCTGATCGTCTACGATACAATCACTGAATTTATTCGGGCACCATTTCATGATACGGTGGTTGAAAGCCAGGAGGACGGCAGCACGGAAACTTATATTGAAATAAAAGGAGAAGGGCTGAGGTATTGGATCGGCGAGCTGTTAAGCTGCCATTGGTGCACGGGGATTTGGTCGGCGACAGTCCTGTATGCTGGCTACGCCTTGCTGCCGCAGCTATCAATGCCAGTCATCATAGTGTTGGCGATTTCCGGGGTGGCTTCGGTAATCCAGCATCATTTCATAAAAGACTGACAGAGATAAATTAGTGAGTCCGTCCAGAACCCATTTGAAACATTGTTCATAAACTACCATATGGACTCTTTAAAAAAGGGGTTGTAGTAATGGAGCAAGAACAAAAATCTCCAAGCAGCAATGATTGGACGGTATCCAAGAAAAATGCCTCAGCTCGCCGTGTGCGGAAAAAACGTGGCTGTGGTTGTGGAAAGAAGAAAAAACAATCATCATGAAAGCAGCGTCTGCCTGATCATATGGCAGGCGTCTTTTTTTTTTAATGATTTTGCTGAATTGGGCATTCTATAAAGGGCAGATGAATTTGGCTCTTGGACATACCCATATTTCCAATAATTTGCTGCCAGAAATGCTGAAACCACTTCATTTACATTACTTGGAAATAAAACTCGTGCTGAAAAATTCATAAATTGGGTTTTAGACGTGGAAAATAATTTTATCAGATGAACCATAGGAAGGGATTTATGATGAATATGAGACAGACAGTAAGTATTTTGGCAATATTAGTCATGCTAGGAGCTGGAACGGCTGGCTGTTCTTCTTTCGGAAAAACCTCCCCAGAGAGCAGAGCATCCATGATTCAATCAGTCAATCCTGACCCAGGAGCGACGAATGATCTGGAGGAGAAGGATCTTAAGCTTGCTAAGAAGGTCAAGAAAGATATCGCAGCACTTGATGCTATTTATGATGTGGCCGTCATTGCAGGAAAAAAAGAAATTTTAGTCGTATACAAGGTCAAGCATTTGAAGAGATTTGGCATGAAGCAGATTGAGAAAGAAATCAATAAGAAGTTGGAAAAGAACTATCCTGATGAAGATTTCATTGTTTCCAGCGATTACAAGATTTTTATAGAGGCTGTCGAGCTTCGGGAGAGAATGAAGGATCCGTCCTTTCCGGATAAGAAAGCTGAGGAGCAATTGCAGCGGATTATTTCGTTGAAAAAAGAATTAACATAAGAAAGGATGGGTGTGATGGGGGATAAAAAAAAGCAAAAAATGACACCTGAGCAGCAGCAATATCAGCAGTTGGAACAAAAGCATGAAATCAAACGGCCAGTAGTGAAAAATTGCATAAAAGCATTTTTGGTTGGTGGATTGATTTGTACAATTGGACAGGCAATCACCTATTTTTATATCTACTTTTTTGATTTCACTGAACAAACAGCCGGAAATCCGACAGTTGCGACAATGATTTTTCTATCCATGCTGCTGACCGGGTTTGGTGTTTACGACCACATCGGCCAATTTGCAGGAGCGGGCAGTGCTGTTCCAGTAACTGGCTTTGGGAACTCTGTCATCTCGGCAGCGATAGAACACCGTACTGAAGGTTTTGTCCTTGGTGTCGGTGGAAATATGTTCAAGCTTGCAGGATCAGTCATCTTGTTTGGTGTCTTTGCTGCTTTTATTGTAGCACTTATAAAGACTTTGTTGACCATGATGGGGGTGCTGTAAATGTTGGTTGGAAAGCAGTCATGGCAATTTTCGAACCGTCCTGTCATCGAGTCATGGGGCTCATCAGGGGGCCCGTTTGAAGCGGAGGGAAAACTCGCTGCGGACTTTGATGTCCTGCATGATGATTTGTGGATGGGAGAAGAATCATACGAGAAGGCTCACAGAGTTCTATTGGAAGAAGCGATTAAATCAGCGTTGCAAAAGGGGAATTTCAACAAAGAGGACATGCAATTCATGCTGGCAGGTGATTTAATCAACCAGATTACACCGACCAGTTTTGCGGCAAGAACGATGGCAATTCCTTATTTTGGCCTTTTCGGCGCATGCTCTACTTCAATGGAGGGGCTTGCACTAGCATCGTTCATCATCAACTACCAGGGAGCAAAGAAGGTTGTAACCGGTGCTTCAAGCCACAATTCAGCCGCAGAAAAACAATTCCGCTATCCTACAGAATATGGCGGGCAAAAACCTCCGACTGCTCAATGGACCGTAACTGGAGCAGGAGCGGCAGTTGTTACGGACAATTCTGATAAGCAAGGGAAAATCGTCACGACCTCAGCCACTATCGGAAAAGTAGTGGATATGGGGATTTCGGATCCGTTTAATATGGGAGGGGCTATGGCACCTGCAGCAGCGGATACGATCATCTCCCATTTTAAAGATTTTGGACGGGAACCATCTTATTATGATTTAGTCGTCACGGGGGATCTTGGAAGGATTGGGCAGGCGGCTACCTACGAGCTATTACAGAAGGCTGGGCTTGATATAACGAAGGAACAATTTCAGGATTGCGGTCTGATGATCTATAACGAAGACCAGCCGGTTCAATCAGGGGGGAGTGGAGCAGGGTGTTCTGCATCCGTCTTATATGGACATTTACTCAACAAGATGAACAGTGGGGCATATAAGAGAATCCTTGTTGTTGCTACAGGAGCTCTGTTATCACCACTGTCATTCCAGCAAAAAGAAACGATACCATGCATTGCCCACGCTGTTTCGATTGAAATGGATTAGAAAGGAGGAATCGCTTTGCTGCCAATGTTTTTCTGGGCTTTTGTTGTCGGAGGCTTGATCTGTGTATTCGGCCAGCTGATGTTTGATATTGTGAAATTGACACCAGGACATACGATGAGCCTGCTCGTGGTTATAGGGGCTATCCTTGATGGGTTTGGATTATATGAACCCTTGATTGATTTTGCTGGAGCGGGTGCTACGATTCCAATTACTAGCTTTGGCAATTCGCTAGTTCATGGAGCGCTCCAGGAAGCGGAGCAGCATGGGCTTGTCGGGGTCCTGACAGGAATGTTTGAGATAACGAGTTCAGGTATCTCGGCTGCAGTTATCTTTGGGTTTATCGGTGCCCTTATTTTTAAACCAAAAGGTTGATTTTGTGGCAAGAGGGATGATCAAATGCCGGATATTCTTAGGACAATCATACGCTCCATCATGCTTATCATTGGCTTGTTCATCATCACAAAGCTTCTTGGGAAAAAACAGCTATCAAGTCTGTCATTTTTCGAATATATTGTAGGGATCACGGTGGGCGATATTGCCGGTACATTATCGATGGATCCTGACTTGAGCTTAAGGGATGGGATTGCCAGCCTGGTTGTCTGGTCATTCGTTCCCTTGGCGATTTCAACTATATCCTTAAGGAGCAGAGTGTTCCGCAGAATAGTGGAGGGGAAATCAACGACCTTCATTAAAAATGGCAATATTTTAGAGAAGAATATGCGGAAAGAAAGATACAGTATTGACGAGCTGCTGGAACAACTCCGCAAGAAAAGTGTATTTAAGGTGGCTGATGTTGAATTTGCGTCACTTGATTCGAACGGTGAATTGAGTGTTTTATTGAAAAAAGCAAAACAACCTTTAAAATACGAAGACCTCGGAAGTCAATGGGAAGAAGAGTCTGCCCCGGTGCCCGTTTTGATTGACGGCAAAATAATTGAGGAAAACCTTGGCCGTGCAGGCATCGATCGAGAAGAACTTAATGGGAGAATCCAGGAAAAAGGATTTGAACCTCAGCAGGTTTTTTATGCAGAAATGGATTCAAAAGGAGACCTTAGTGTAGACCTTTATGATGAATACATATCCTGTCCTTTTCCAGACTTTGATCATATTTGATCAGCGATTCATAAATGGGTGGGGGCTCGCCCATACAAAATCGTCAAGCCTCACATATATTGCTATTGAGTAATAAAAAGTGAGGTGAAGAAGAATGGGCTACGGTTGGTGTGGTGGCGGCTACGGCTATGGCGGTGGCGGCTATAACGGCTCCACTTTCGTTTTGATCGTCGTATTGTTCATTTTGTTGATTATTGTAGGAGCAAGCTTCTACAGCTAAGAAGCCGAAGAAAAAGTTGTTCCAATTCGGGACAGCTTTTTCTGCATGAACTTATGTTAATATTCCAAATCTCACTTTCACCTTTTTTTGCTTCCTTCATACTATAGAGTAGTTAAAGAAGGAGGCGTGATTTATATGGATAATAATTTCTTCAAGAATATAGAAAAAAAGACTGGCGTAAATATGAATGATGTATTTGAGCTAGCAAATTCATTACAAAATGCGAACTTTAAAGATGAGCAAACTGTAAGAGGCGTTATCCGCCGTGTATCAAAAATGGCTAACAAACCTGTGAATAAAGAAATGGAAGACAAGATTGTGGAATCCATTGTCAAGGATGGAAAGCAGCTTGACTTTGGCCAGATCTCAAAAATGATCAACAAGAAGTAATTCTTGAAATGCCAAATCAGGACCTGAGTTTAAATCCCCAGGTCCTGATTTGGCATTTTTCTTTTTATGTTGGATAAAAAGCGGGAAGGGTTAGCCTTTCTTCCGCGTCTCTTTTGGGGAACTGAAATGAACAAGTTCTTCTCTGCCCTTGTCACTGCAACATAGAGTAGACGGCGTTCTTCTTCCAGGGGCAGCTGGTCTCCATTACGATACGCATCCAAAGCGTAATCATGAGGAATGCTGCCGTCAACTGTCCCGATAATATAGACATTTCCGTATTCCAACCCCTTGGCTCGATGGATGGTGCTAAGAGTGATGGCGTCGTTAAGCTTTCTGCTGCTCCGTTTGATTTCAGCATTCATGGCTGTCATATGGTCAGCATGCTCAAGGAATTCTCCGATCGTTTTAAAATTGCGGGCAGCCACCCTTAAATCCCGGATGTCGTCAGAGCCCTTTTCAAGCTGGTTGCCTTCATTCCCGCGCTTTTTGATAAAGTCCTGGTAACCAAGGTCCTTTTCAACTATATCAATCGCCGCAAGGGGGGATAGTGAAGTCAGAGAGTGGACAATCGGGATAAGTCTTTTTAATTTTTGTTCCTGGAAGGCAAAGCCGGTCTTTACATAGGTAAGTGCTTCAAGCATGGAACAATCATTCAGGATACTATTCGCCTGTAAATCACGGAAAATCGACTGCTTCAAAAATAGGGATGGAAGAATATTTTTGATGGCCTCCGGGTCATCCGGATTCATGCTAAGCCGCAGGAAGGACAGCATTCCTTTTACCATGAAGCGTTCATAAAAGGATTCAATATCCTGATCCAGCCGGAATGGCAAGCTTGAAGTGGCAAGCCTCTCGAAAACTGAGCGGCTGGCTGCATTGGTCCTGAACAGGATGGCGAAATCACCGGGGCGTTCACCTTGTTCAATCCGTTCTTTTATGTCTGTCAAAATCATCGTTGCTTCTTCTTCTTCATCATAAGGATGGAAGATTACCGGCGAACACTCTCCGGAAAACTGAGCCCGCATTTCTTTTTCATGGCGAGTGAGATTTGCTGATATCAGCGTGTTGGCTGTCTCGACAATCTCATGCGGCGAACGGTAATTTTGGTTCAAGATGATTAGTTGGGTATTCTGAAAGTCTGTCTTGAACTTGAACAGATAGGCAGGATCACTGCCCCTGAATGAGTAGATTGACTGGTCGTCATCTCCGACAGCACACAC
The window above is part of the Mesobacillus jeotgali genome. Proteins encoded here:
- the spoVAE gene encoding stage V sporulation protein AE, with protein sequence MLPMFFWAFVVGGLICVFGQLMFDIVKLTPGHTMSLLVVIGAILDGFGLYEPLIDFAGAGATIPITSFGNSLVHGALQEAEQHGLVGVLTGMFEITSSGISAAVIFGFIGALIFKPKG
- the spoVAD gene encoding stage V sporulation protein AD, giving the protein MLVGKQSWQFSNRPVIESWGSSGGPFEAEGKLAADFDVLHDDLWMGEESYEKAHRVLLEEAIKSALQKGNFNKEDMQFMLAGDLINQITPTSFAARTMAIPYFGLFGACSTSMEGLALASFIINYQGAKKVVTGASSHNSAAEKQFRYPTEYGGQKPPTAQWTVTGAGAAVVTDNSDKQGKIVTTSATIGKVVDMGISDPFNMGGAMAPAAADTIISHFKDFGREPSYYDLVVTGDLGRIGQAATYELLQKAGLDITKEQFQDCGLMIYNEDQPVQSGGSGAGCSASVLYGHLLNKMNSGAYKRILVVATGALLSPLSFQQKETIPCIAHAVSIEMD
- a CDS encoding DUF421 domain-containing protein, encoding MPDILRTIIRSIMLIIGLFIITKLLGKKQLSSLSFFEYIVGITVGDIAGTLSMDPDLSLRDGIASLVVWSFVPLAISTISLRSRVFRRIVEGKSTTFIKNGNILEKNMRKERYSIDELLEQLRKKSVFKVADVEFASLDSNGELSVLLKKAKQPLKYEDLGSQWEEESAPVPVLIDGKIIEENLGRAGIDREELNGRIQEKGFEPQQVFYAEMDSKGDLSVDLYDEYISCPFPDFDHI
- a CDS encoding CotY/CotZ family spore coat protein; translated protein: MSCGKRKFDTDSCVADILKRVADAQDEVDNDDGDCDVSCHKSIQDLLAGATTPTTFDTIPLILYCGCEPFLGTGVQLLQRTNGTTQTLRCIESFFFRVSKVDDNCAKLELLTTTDEPNGLSKYDDPCSQINGETTFFRTGICMTVDLDCFCAVVCLDPVATEDL
- a CDS encoding CotO family spore coat protein, with product MARRRKRMNPLLYIDQPTYQDVSTKMQDKFIFNDQEQVEEKDVQLPEEAAAESQVAVDMAETSTEEDIMESDELMEETEKKPFKEMAIHEKIEYLAQFPATIVKIQYSFITKENKIVGYFISKEDDHIRVFPRNKRKPLKIMIDELQDIRISGL
- a CDS encoding ATP-dependent helicase, which gives rise to MKTAKYNQQIINLDHYNREDYQKLYDDAKKGMLTCSVCGEQVLLYLGIKEKPHFYHYLSAKEGCIDHNEHFPALQTTEKTEYTERNGFRMPKSRTITAEAEREEKFIYPREVKIPSPFTPLPPAKPGVKVNYLKLLKEAGVHFDGNQEKAVVSTEGPLLILAGAGSGKTRVLTARTAFMIEEKKVDPGSIMLVTFTAKAAAEMKKRIAHYPGMSPAKVNQLIAGTFHSIFYRILCFHEREKWSSDKLMKKEWQREQILKEAGRKLQLDEKEFAYDLALQQIGLWKNTMIMPHEVKAESPWEEKVALLYKDYETAKERQHLFDFDDMLLGCYQLFKEKPEILENYQNRFHHFLIDEFQDINKVQYELMKMLSGKHGNVCAVGDDDQSIYSFRGSDPAYLFKFKTDFQNTQLIILNQNYRSPHEIVETANTLISANLTRHEKEMRAQFSGECSPVIFHPYDEEEEATMILTDIKERIEQGERPGDFAILFRTNAASRSVFERLATSSLPFRLDQDIESFYERFMVKGMLSFLRLSMNPDDPEAIKNILPSLFLKQSIFRDLQANSILNDCSMLEALTYVKTGFAFQEQKLKRLIPIVHSLTSLSPLAAIDIVEKDLGYQDFIKKRGNEGNQLEKGSDDIRDLRVAARNFKTIGEFLEHADHMTAMNAEIKRSSRKLNDAITLSTIHRAKGLEYGNVYIIGTVDGSIPHDYALDAYRNGDQLPLEEERRLLYVAVTRAEKNLFISVPQKRRGRKANPSRFLSNIKRKMPNQDLGI
- a CDS encoding stage VI sporulation protein F, with the translated sequence MDNNFFKNIEKKTGVNMNDVFELANSLQNANFKDEQTVRGVIRRVSKMANKPVNKEMEDKIVESIVKDGKQLDFGQISKMINKK
- a CDS encoding YjcZ family sporulation protein is translated as MGYGWCGGGYGYGGGGYNGSTFVLIVVLFILLIIVGASFYS
- the spoVAC gene encoding stage V sporulation protein AC, which encodes MGDKKKQKMTPEQQQYQQLEQKHEIKRPVVKNCIKAFLVGGLICTIGQAITYFYIYFFDFTEQTAGNPTVATMIFLSMLLTGFGVYDHIGQFAGAGSAVPVTGFGNSVISAAIEHRTEGFVLGVGGNMFKLAGSVILFGVFAAFIVALIKTLLTMMGVL
- a CDS encoding YhcN/YlaJ family sporulation lipoprotein codes for the protein MMNMRQTVSILAILVMLGAGTAGCSSFGKTSPESRASMIQSVNPDPGATNDLEEKDLKLAKKVKKDIAALDAIYDVAVIAGKKEILVVYKVKHLKRFGMKQIEKEINKKLEKNYPDEDFIVSSDYKIFIEAVELRERMKDPSFPDKKAEEQLQRIISLKKELT
- a CDS encoding DUF1360 domain-containing protein, coding for MGNWMDLFLIVFASFRLTRLIVYDTITEFIRAPFHDTVVESQEDGSTETYIEIKGEGLRYWIGELLSCHWCTGIWSATVLYAGYALLPQLSMPVIIVLAISGVASVIQHHFIKD